The Planktothrix serta PCC 8927 genome contains the following window.
GGTTCAGATTATGTGTTTCCTCGCACAGCGCATAAATTAATTAAATCTCTCCTCAAACAAGAAGGGGGAACCGTCATCGGAGAACAGTATTTTGCTTTGGGAAATCGAAAATTTTCCGATATTATTGATGAAATTAAACAGTTAAAACCCAATGTTATTTTTAATACTTTAAATGGAGATAGTAATTTTGATTTTTATCAGGCTTATTATGAGGCTGGAATTCAACCGTCTGAACTTCCAATTATGGCGGTAAGTATTTCAGAATCAGAAGTCCACAATATGGTTCAAGCGGGTGTGGGTCACTATGCCTGCTGGAGCTATTTTCAAAGTTTAAATACTCCCCATAATCAAGAATTTGTGAATAATTTTAAAGCCTTACATGGCATAGAAAGAGTAACTTCTGACCCAATTGAAGCCTCTTATTTTCAAGTTTATTTGTGGAAACAATCGGTAGAAACTGCAAACAGTTTTGAAACCGATGCGGTCAGAAAAGCCGCTTATCATCAAACTTTTCCTGCACCCGGAGGAGTCGTTAAAATCGAAGCTAATCATCATTTATGGAAAAACTGTTATATTGGTCAAATTACTAAAAATGGACAGTTTGAGATTGTTTGGAAAAGTCCGAGTTTAATTAAACCCTTACCTTGGCTAGGAGTAGAAGAGTTAAAAAACTTTCCTCAAGCCGATCTGGTTATTGATATGTTAGCAGAAGTATCCCAAGGCATTCAACATAGTTGTTTATTAGAAGCGAATAGCCGACGGTTAGAATTAACAATGAAACAATTAAAAACTGAAATTGAAGAACGCCAACGCATTGAAATTACCTTAAAAGAGGTGAATCTGGAATTAAAATATATGGCAATTACAGATAGTTTAACTAAACTTGCGAATCGATATTGGTTTAATGAATGTCTGAAATCTTTATGGAATCAACATCTGGTTAATCAAACATCTTTAGCCTTAATTTTATGCGATATTGATTACTTTAAAAACTATAATGATACCTACGGCCATCAAAAGGGAGATGACTGTTTACAAGAGGTGGCTCAAGCCATTAAAAAAGCCGTCAGAAATGGGTTTGATATTGTGGCTCGTTATGGAGGAGAAGAATTTGCTGTGATTTTACCCCAGACTGCTTTATTTGATGCTTCCCAAGTCGCAACTCGGATTAATATAGAAGTTCAACAACTTCAAATTCCGCATTTAACCTCTTTAGCCGAG
Protein-coding sequences here:
- a CDS encoding transporter substrate-binding protein produces the protein MNKIKVGILYSLSGTMAMSATPLLEATLMAIAEINAQGGILGHEIEAVIEDGASDIFVFENKARKLLEIDQVATVFGCWTSTSRKAVKPLMEEFNVLLWYPVQYEGLECSPNIFYTGSCLNQQIQPAVSWSLKNLGKRFYLLGSDYVFPRTAHKLIKSLLKQEGGTVIGEQYFALGNRKFSDIIDEIKQLKPNVIFNTLNGDSNFDFYQAYYEAGIQPSELPIMAVSISESEVHNMVQAGVGHYACWSYFQSLNTPHNQEFVNNFKALHGIERVTSDPIEASYFQVYLWKQSVETANSFETDAVRKAAYHQTFPAPGGVVKIEANHHLWKNCYIGQITKNGQFEIVWKSPSLIKPLPWLGVEELKNFPQADLVIDMLAEVSQGIQHSCLLEANSRRLELTMKQLKTEIEERQRIEITLKEVNLELKYMAITDSLTKLANRYWFNECLKSLWNQHLVNQTSLALILCDIDYFKNYNDTYGHQKGDDCLQEVAQAIKKAVRNGFDIVARYGGEEFAVILPQTALFDASQVATRINIEVQQLQIPHLTSLAEPYVTVSLGVSSQIPTLISSPELLISESDKALYKAKNNGKNQWCLHYTSEQGTGGKRETQV